A DNA window from Flavisolibacter ginsenosidimutans contains the following coding sequences:
- a CDS encoding AI-2E family transporter has translation MEKPVSSDLYRSLRKLLALAAGIFVLLWFLYTIVSIVLLLIFSIIVALLINAPVTWLEKRKIKRTWGTIIVFAIIILVIALLSWLIIPKIIEQLKRLIANLPQYLNSLTAKVSAWFSGFQGGPATLSATDDTVKQWLPSIPNTLLRIGNYSISVLGSLLILIVFISIVVYMVMNPRPLLEIYLSLFQIENRGKAARALSKSSLMIIGWMRANLVGGGVAASCVVGFLNIMHIPGAWVWGAMTFFSELVPKIGFFIMVVPPLLVALSISPATALWLAVFFIALSIIVDDSLMPKLRSSSMNLHPVSIMFILLAMSAAFGFIGVLIATPLTAFIKAFYEEFYLSQFEKDEKMEENVDAILFRKKK, from the coding sequence ATGGAAAAGCCGGTTTCATCAGACCTTTATCGATCGCTGCGTAAGTTGCTTGCTTTGGCTGCCGGTATTTTTGTTCTGCTGTGGTTTCTTTATACCATTGTGAGCATAGTGCTGTTATTGATCTTTTCCATTATCGTGGCCTTATTGATCAACGCACCGGTTACTTGGCTGGAGAAACGGAAAATCAAGCGGACATGGGGCACGATAATCGTTTTCGCAATTATTATCTTAGTCATCGCCCTTTTGTCATGGTTGATAATTCCCAAAATAATAGAGCAATTAAAGCGGCTCATCGCCAACTTGCCTCAATATCTCAATTCGCTGACTGCGAAGGTTTCCGCTTGGTTCAGTGGGTTTCAGGGTGGGCCTGCTACGCTATCAGCAACGGATGATACCGTGAAGCAATGGCTGCCGTCCATACCCAATACCCTGCTTCGCATCGGAAACTATTCCATCTCGGTTCTTGGCTCGCTTTTAATTCTCATTGTGTTTATCAGCATCGTTGTGTACATGGTCATGAATCCACGTCCGCTGCTCGAAATTTATTTGTCACTCTTTCAGATAGAGAACCGCGGCAAAGCCGCTAGAGCGTTATCAAAATCATCCCTGATGATTATCGGATGGATGAGGGCCAATCTCGTCGGCGGCGGCGTGGCCGCGTCTTGTGTGGTGGGGTTTTTAAACATCATGCACATACCCGGCGCCTGGGTTTGGGGCGCCATGACTTTCTTCTCCGAGTTGGTGCCCAAAATTGGCTTTTTTATCATGGTGGTGCCGCCACTGTTGGTAGCTTTGTCAATTAGCCCCGCTACAGCTTTGTGGCTCGCCGTCTTTTTCATTGCACTGTCCATTATCGTGGATGATTCCCTGATGCCCAAACTGCGTTCGTCCAGCATGAACCTGCATCCCGTTTCCATCATGTTTATTTTGTTGGCAATGAGTGCTGCCTTTGGTTTTATCGGTGTGTTAATTGCCACACCGCTTACTGCTTTCATTAAAGCGTTCTACGAAGAGTTTTATTTGAGCCAATTCGAAAAAGACGAAAAGATGGAGGAAAATGTTGATGCCATTCTTTTCAGAAAAAAGAAGTAG
- a CDS encoding Dps family protein, which yields MKPEIGITENHLQKSIKSLSTLLADEMVLYIKTRKFHWNVSGASFMELHKLFQGQYAELEETADAVAERISKLGGRAIGTIDEFINLTRLEEAPDKYPSQKEMLKELLDDYETVIVELRKDIEVSDDRAKDAGTTDFLTSIMKQHETTAWVLRRYLS from the coding sequence ATGAAACCAGAAATTGGCATTACAGAAAACCATCTACAGAAAAGCATCAAGTCGCTTTCAACGCTTCTCGCCGACGAGATGGTGCTCTATATCAAAACAAGAAAGTTTCATTGGAACGTATCTGGTGCAAGCTTTATGGAACTGCACAAGCTGTTTCAGGGACAGTATGCCGAACTGGAAGAAACAGCAGATGCCGTGGCGGAGCGTATCAGCAAATTGGGCGGCAGAGCCATTGGTACAATAGATGAATTCATCAACCTCACGAGGCTGGAAGAAGCCCCCGACAAATATCCGTCCCAAAAAGAGATGCTGAAAGAATTGCTCGATGATTACGAAACCGTCATTGTCGAACTGCGGAAAGACATCGAGGTAAGCGATGACAGGGCCAAAGACGCAGGTACAACCGACTTTCTTACAAGCATTATGAAGCAACATGAAACCACCGCGTGGGTGCTTAGAAGATATTTAAGTTGA
- a CDS encoding glycoside hydrolase family 130 protein, producing the protein MLVTVDKKNVLFKPDSSRVIARYLSTSRERSVALIKRVLSLSKKEQAETLTQVLRDYSKRHRSISAVFEKHFDKLSDTIAEMDIHEYKFSATEKLLIGAYFTMEYSIEAAAFFNPSIVEDLDQSDLGPNEKRVVLSFRATGEGHISSVVFRSGIIDAANEIRLEPPGKMLESPKQVKNHVYHKSSFVSKLEEMQAGGSKVYPLMMQKLTDTFTYEELKRYVEETRTQAQDNIQNTVLLNEMMWLASSHYEMDFSVDTDISERVIFPIADTEIKGIEDARFVRFTDEKGDISYYATYTAYDGVAILPKILMTKDFYHFKVMPVHGEVAQNKGMALFPRKINGQYAMLCRIDGVNNYIAFSDNINVWRKATLLQTPKYPWEFVQMGNCGSPIETTEGWLVITHGVGPVREYSLGISLLDLEDPMKEIGRLQTPLIVPNEREREGYVPNVVYSCGAIVHNNYLVIPYAMSDYASTYATVYLPELLAALKETAARD; encoded by the coding sequence ATGCTGGTTACAGTTGACAAAAAAAACGTCTTGTTCAAACCCGATTCAAGCCGTGTCATTGCCCGCTATTTGTCCACTAGCCGCGAACGCAGTGTTGCCTTAATCAAACGAGTTTTGTCGTTGTCAAAAAAAGAACAAGCCGAAACATTGACGCAGGTGTTGCGTGATTACTCAAAGCGACACCGCAGCATTTCGGCAGTCTTTGAAAAACATTTCGACAAGCTATCAGATACGATAGCAGAAATGGATATACATGAGTACAAATTCAGCGCAACGGAAAAGTTGTTGATTGGCGCTTATTTCACCATGGAATATTCGATAGAAGCCGCGGCTTTCTTTAATCCATCCATTGTGGAGGACCTTGACCAATCAGACCTTGGCCCAAACGAAAAAAGAGTGGTGTTGAGTTTTCGGGCCACCGGCGAAGGACACATTTCTTCGGTGGTGTTTCGCTCGGGCATCATTGATGCAGCCAACGAAATACGACTGGAGCCGCCGGGCAAAATGCTGGAGTCGCCTAAGCAAGTGAAGAATCATGTGTACCACAAAAGCTCGTTTGTGAGTAAACTGGAAGAAATGCAGGCAGGCGGCAGCAAGGTTTATCCGTTGATGATGCAAAAGCTGACCGACACCTTCACTTACGAGGAACTAAAACGTTACGTGGAAGAAACAAGAACCCAGGCGCAGGACAACATTCAAAACACTGTGTTGCTGAACGAAATGATGTGGCTTGCTTCTTCGCATTACGAGATGGATTTCTCTGTTGATACTGATATTTCGGAACGGGTGATTTTTCCGATTGCCGATACGGAAATTAAAGGCATTGAAGACGCACGGTTTGTACGGTTCACCGATGAGAAAGGTGACATTTCTTATTACGCTACGTACACTGCATATGACGGCGTTGCCATCCTGCCAAAAATTTTAATGACGAAAGATTTTTATCATTTCAAAGTAATGCCGGTTCACGGTGAGGTGGCGCAGAACAAAGGCATGGCGCTGTTCCCCCGAAAAATAAACGGGCAATACGCCATGCTTTGCCGCATTGATGGCGTGAACAATTACATTGCTTTTTCCGACAACATCAATGTGTGGCGCAAAGCCACGCTTTTGCAAACGCCGAAATATCCCTGGGAATTTGTGCAGATGGGCAATTGCGGTTCGCCCATTGAAACAACAGAAGGATGGCTGGTGATCACTCACGGCGTAGGGCCTGTAAGAGAATATTCACTTGGTATTTCGTTGCTCGATCTTGAAGACCCGATGAAAGAAATCGGCCGCTTGCAAACGCCATTGATTGTGCCCAACGAACGGGAACGGGAAGGTTACGTGCCCAACGTTGTTTATTCCTGCGGCGCCATTGTTCACAACAACTACCTTGTTATTCCTTATGCCATGTCGGATTATGCATCAACTTACGCCACGGTTTATCTGCCAGAATTGTTGGCAGCGTTAAAGGAAACCGCAGCCAGGGATTAA
- a CDS encoding YtxH domain-containing protein, producing the protein MNRALVFLVVGVALGLLLAPEKGIKFRKHLFGKMDDALSDTKEALGNPASTWNAKEAHTAVEAANRVEKAV; encoded by the coding sequence ATGAACAGAGCACTTGTTTTTTTGGTAGTCGGTGTAGCGCTTGGCCTTTTACTTGCGCCAGAAAAAGGCATTAAATTTCGCAAACATTTGTTCGGCAAAATGGACGATGCCCTAAGCGATACAAAAGAGGCTCTTGGTAATCCGGCAAGTACGTGGAATGCAAAGGAAGCGCACACCGCAGTTGAAGCGGCAAATCGTGTGGAGAAGGCTGTATAA
- a CDS encoding cupin domain-containing protein translates to MKKEESGTSDTKELEKSKAHIILEIIEYIPNSVVSKTIIKKTTGNVTVSSFDAGEELAEKTSPFDTFLQIIDGGAEVVIDDKKYELVLGEGIIVPAHTKHGINATQQFKMISTVIKSGYED, encoded by the coding sequence ATGAAAAAAGAAGAATCTGGCACAAGCGATACAAAAGAATTGGAAAAATCAAAAGCGCATATCATTTTGGAAATCATTGAATACATTCCCAATTCAGTGGTAAGTAAAACCATCATTAAAAAAACAACCGGTAACGTTACGGTTTCGTCGTTTGATGCCGGTGAGGAACTGGCTGAGAAAACTTCTCCTTTCGACACGTTCCTTCAAATCATAGACGGCGGCGCTGAAGTTGTAATCGACGATAAAAAATACGAGTTGGTATTAGGGGAGGGCATTATTGTCCCGGCACATACCAAACACGGTATTAATGCTACCCAACAGTTTAAAATGATTTCTACCGTGATTAAAAGCGGTTACGAAGACTAG
- a CDS encoding glycosyltransferase family 4 protein: MKIAILSPIAWRTPPRLYGPWEQVASNIAEGLVAKGLDVTLFATGDSVTGGKLEYTCEKPYGENSAVDVKVEECLHISHLFERAGEFDIIHNHYDFLPLTYSKLVKTPVLTTIHGFSSPLIVPVYKKYNSNSHYVSISNSNRHPELNYMATVYNGINSAEFSFVEKAKDYLLFFGRIHPEKGTREAIEVAKRCGRKLIIAGLVQDADYFNKHILPFIDDKHVVYVGNCGPAQRNELLGKAAALLHLISFEEPFGLSVAEAMCCGTPVIAFDRGSMPELIQHEQTGFVVKDEEEAVASVAQLSTINRAACREWAVKMFSKEKMTNAYLNLYEQILKA; this comes from the coding sequence GTGAAAATTGCCATTCTTTCGCCCATTGCCTGGCGAACGCCGCCGCGACTTTACGGGCCTTGGGAACAAGTGGCGTCGAACATCGCCGAAGGCCTTGTGGCAAAGGGTTTAGACGTTACGCTTTTTGCAACGGGTGATTCAGTTACAGGCGGAAAGTTGGAATACACATGCGAGAAACCATACGGAGAGAATTCAGCAGTTGATGTGAAGGTGGAAGAGTGTCTGCACATCAGTCACTTGTTTGAAAGGGCAGGCGAGTTTGATATCATTCATAACCATTATGATTTTTTGCCCTTGACATATTCAAAGCTGGTGAAGACGCCGGTGCTAACAACGATACACGGCTTTTCTTCTCCGCTGATTGTGCCGGTGTACAAAAAATACAACAGCAACAGTCACTACGTTTCCATCAGCAATTCGAACCGCCATCCGGAATTAAATTATATGGCAACGGTTTACAACGGCATCAACAGCGCTGAATTTTCGTTTGTTGAAAAGGCGAAGGATTACCTGCTTTTCTTTGGCCGCATTCATCCCGAAAAAGGCACCCGCGAAGCCATTGAAGTAGCAAAGCGTTGCGGAAGAAAATTAATCATCGCAGGTTTAGTACAGGATGCGGATTATTTCAACAAACATATTCTTCCCTTCATTGATGACAAGCACGTTGTTTACGTTGGCAATTGCGGTCCTGCCCAGCGAAATGAACTGTTGGGAAAAGCAGCCGCTTTGTTGCACCTCATTTCTTTTGAAGAGCCCTTTGGCTTAAGTGTGGCGGAAGCTATGTGTTGCGGCACGCCGGTGATTGCCTTTGACCGTGGTTCAATGCCGGAATTAATTCAACATGAACAAACAGGCTTTGTTGTAAAGGATGAAGAAGAAGCAGTAGCATCGGTTGCTCAGCTTTCAACCATCAATCGTGCAGCATGCCGCGAGTGGGCAGTGAAAATGTTTTCCAAAGAAAAAATGACAAATGCCTACTTGAATCTGTACGAACAAATTTTGAAGGCTTAA
- a CDS encoding universal stress protein: MKKIFIATDFSPASHTAAVYGMQLARAMQAAVILFSAYEVSHPTGALNVQASRLAAMEETKKRLADEADRLVAGNGGQLEIVCEEGVPAAAILAVAKEKSADLLVVGMTGGGNRLKKLFGSTATSLVNHLKMPLIVVPAGANFTSPKNVLYVSDVFLDTIISGIDQMKWLTDFFGTKLFVVRVVKNSYEEVLESVNTPQNLRKELKAMKASFSFPVNENIADGLEEFISEQTVDLMVMVPHKHEWLERLFVKSKTEDTAFHTHTPILMLPDTAGDAVNTAPVQMIANYN, encoded by the coding sequence ATGAAAAAAATATTCATCGCCACAGACTTTTCTCCCGCTTCACACACGGCAGCCGTTTACGGGATGCAGTTGGCAAGAGCGATGCAAGCCGCCGTAATTTTGTTTTCTGCTTACGAGGTTTCGCATCCCACTGGCGCCCTCAATGTGCAGGCATCGCGTCTTGCTGCGATGGAAGAAACAAAGAAGCGCCTGGCTGATGAAGCGGACAGGCTCGTTGCCGGAAACGGTGGCCAACTGGAGATTGTTTGCGAAGAAGGTGTGCCGGCTGCAGCCATTCTTGCCGTTGCAAAAGAAAAAAGCGCCGACCTCCTTGTTGTCGGCATGACCGGTGGTGGCAACCGTTTAAAAAAGCTTTTTGGAAGCACGGCAACGTCTTTGGTCAACCACTTGAAAATGCCGCTTATCGTTGTACCGGCGGGGGCCAACTTCACAAGTCCAAAGAACGTCCTTTATGTCAGTGACGTGTTTTTGGATACTATCATTTCAGGTATCGACCAGATGAAATGGTTAACTGATTTTTTTGGTACGAAACTTTTTGTAGTTCGAGTTGTAAAAAACAGTTACGAGGAAGTATTGGAAAGCGTAAACACACCACAAAACCTGCGAAAGGAACTAAAAGCGATGAAGGCAAGCTTCAGCTTTCCTGTCAATGAAAATATTGCCGACGGCCTGGAAGAATTTATCTCCGAACAGACGGTTGACCTAATGGTGATGGTCCCACACAAGCACGAATGGCTTGAGCGCCTCTTTGTAAAAAGCAAAACGGAAGACACGGCGTTTCATACGCATACGCCAATACTCATGTTGCCCGACACCGCAGGTGATGCCGTCAATACTGCGCCGGTTCAAATGATAGCGAATTATAATTAA
- a CDS encoding glycosyltransferase family 4 protein, whose protein sequence is MKIAYIGTYPPRECGIGTFTQNLVSAVSAQSVNNEAAEGIVIAMDDEAEHYAFPAEVKFKIRQEQQEDYLEAARFINLSGTDVCVLEHEYGIFGGQNGIYILPLLHRLEVPLIVTLHTVLKNPSYNEKAILVEICKMAARVVVMTQKAVDFLTDIYSIAADKIVLIEHGVPDLQFNHEAAKKKFKLESKKMLLTFGFISRNKGIETVIKALPSLVKKYPETVYVVIGKTHPAVLRHSGEEYRVYLQLLVKKLQLEKHVIFLNEFISEKELFQYLYAADIYITPYLNEAQITSGTLSYAVGAGAAVLSTPYWHAEELLADERGKLFNFNDSDSLATILMDLFDHPDELKTLRKNAFAYGQKITWPKAGVRYSNLAEEILQAAREAPPEKDIALDPLMLPPFLLDHIKRMTDDTGIIQHAKFGIPNLKEGYCLDDNARALLMVLMAYKQKRLPLALELSPIYLSYIHYMQNSDGTFRNFLSFSRAFLDDVGSEDSFGRAIWSLGYLLANAPNDAYYQSGKEIFFEAAPNFEKLKSIRSIANTMIGISYYLKRNANDEGMIGVLRRMAYTLVAEYAQHRTADWHWFESLLAYDNAMLPLALLHAASILKEERIVDTAIESMNFLSSITLKDGFLSVVGNEQWYRKDGTQSRFAQQPIDALAMVLMFHEAYHLTKDKSYLNQLFTSFMWFLGENDLRMSLYDFETKGCCDGLENYGVNRNQGAESTLAYLIAHLTVLSAFDDVYKMEQA, encoded by the coding sequence ATGAAAATTGCCTACATCGGCACTTACCCGCCGCGGGAATGCGGCATCGGAACGTTTACACAAAATTTAGTTTCGGCCGTATCCGCACAAAGCGTGAACAACGAAGCGGCTGAAGGCATTGTGATAGCCATGGATGACGAGGCAGAACACTATGCCTTTCCTGCCGAAGTGAAATTTAAAATAAGGCAGGAGCAACAAGAAGATTATCTCGAAGCAGCACGTTTTATTAATTTAAGCGGCACCGATGTTTGTGTGCTCGAACACGAGTACGGCATCTTTGGTGGGCAGAACGGCATCTATATTTTGCCCTTGCTTCACCGTCTGGAAGTGCCCTTGATTGTGACCTTACACACGGTATTGAAAAACCCTTCGTACAACGAAAAAGCCATCCTTGTTGAAATCTGCAAAATGGCTGCGAGAGTGGTGGTGATGACGCAAAAAGCAGTGGACTTTCTAACAGATATTTATTCCATTGCCGCCGACAAAATTGTGCTGATTGAACACGGCGTTCCCGACTTACAATTCAATCACGAAGCGGCGAAGAAAAAGTTTAAGTTAGAGAGCAAGAAAATGTTGCTGACGTTTGGTTTTATCAGTCGCAACAAAGGCATCGAAACCGTTATCAAAGCCTTGCCTTCGCTTGTCAAAAAATATCCAGAAACTGTTTATGTTGTCATTGGGAAAACACATCCGGCTGTGTTGCGTCACTCCGGCGAAGAATACCGCGTTTACTTGCAATTACTAGTAAAAAAACTACAACTCGAAAAACACGTCATCTTCCTCAACGAGTTTATCAGCGAGAAAGAATTGTTTCAATACTTATACGCTGCGGATATTTACATCACGCCTTACCTCAACGAAGCGCAAATTACCAGTGGCACTTTGTCTTACGCTGTTGGTGCCGGCGCAGCCGTGCTTTCAACACCTTACTGGCACGCGGAAGAATTGCTGGCCGACGAACGTGGAAAGCTTTTCAACTTCAACGATTCAGATAGTCTTGCAACCATTCTCATGGACCTGTTTGACCATCCTGATGAATTAAAAACCCTACGCAAAAACGCCTTTGCTTACGGGCAGAAAATCACCTGGCCAAAGGCCGGTGTGCGGTACAGCAATCTCGCGGAAGAAATTCTGCAAGCGGCCCGTGAAGCGCCGCCCGAAAAAGACATTGCGCTTGACCCCTTGATGCTTCCTCCGTTCTTGCTCGATCACATCAAACGAATGACCGATGACACGGGCATCATCCAGCACGCAAAATTTGGCATTCCCAATTTGAAGGAGGGTTATTGTTTGGATGACAATGCAAGGGCCTTGTTAATGGTGCTTATGGCCTACAAACAAAAACGGTTGCCGCTTGCGTTGGAACTTTCGCCCATCTACCTCAGCTACATTCATTACATGCAAAACAGCGATGGCACCTTTCGAAATTTCTTGAGTTTTAGCCGCGCTTTTCTGGACGATGTTGGCTCGGAAGATTCGTTTGGCCGCGCCATTTGGTCGCTTGGCTATTTACTGGCCAATGCACCGAATGATGCCTATTATCAATCGGGCAAGGAAATCTTTTTTGAAGCCGCACCAAACTTTGAAAAACTCAAATCAATCCGCAGCATTGCCAACACGATGATTGGCATAAGCTACTACCTGAAACGCAACGCAAACGATGAAGGCATGATTGGTGTGCTTCGGCGAATGGCCTATACGCTTGTGGCAGAGTATGCGCAACACCGCACCGCAGACTGGCATTGGTTTGAAAGTTTGCTAGCTTATGACAACGCCATGTTGCCCCTTGCCTTGCTGCATGCTGCGTCAATTCTAAAAGAAGAACGTATTGTTGATACAGCCATCGAAAGCATGAATTTTCTCTCGTCGATTACGTTGAAAGATGGTTTTCTTTCTGTGGTTGGCAACGAGCAATGGTACCGCAAAGACGGCACACAGTCACGCTTTGCGCAGCAACCGATTGATGCGTTGGCGATGGTGTTGATGTTTCACGAAGCATATCATCTTACAAAAGACAAGTCGTACCTGAACCAACTCTTTACCTCTTTCATGTGGTTTTTGGGCGAGAACGATTTGCGCATGAGCCTTTACGATTTTGAAACAAAAGGCTGTTGCGATGGATTGGAAAACTACGGCGTCAATCGAAACCAGGGCGCTGAAAGCACACTGGCTTATCTCATTGCGCATCTGACTGTCTTATCAGCTTTTGATGACGTTTACAAAATGGAACAAGCGTGA
- a CDS encoding BON domain-containing protein, giving the protein MENNQTLQRDVLDALKWEPLLKDTQIGVTAEDGIVTLTGTVDSYAKKVEAEDAAKNVIGVKAVVEKIEIKFYSPLATRNDHEIASEVINAFERNKQIPADRVKVRVENAWVTLEGELPWNFQKEAVQKAVKVLFGIKGITDTITIKAETQDAVQEEELQNAFRRNASLDARKIAVDVSGTRITLSGTVTSGYQKSEAGRLAWNSPGVSHVQNDLVVEYGHAFVD; this is encoded by the coding sequence ATGGAAAACAATCAAACCTTACAACGGGATGTATTAGACGCACTGAAATGGGAGCCGTTGTTGAAAGACACCCAGATTGGCGTTACGGCTGAAGACGGCATCGTTACCCTGACGGGAACCGTTGACAGTTATGCAAAGAAAGTAGAGGCAGAAGATGCGGCGAAAAACGTGATCGGCGTAAAAGCCGTGGTGGAAAAAATAGAAATAAAGTTTTACAGCCCGTTAGCAACCCGCAACGATCATGAGATTGCATCCGAAGTCATAAACGCTTTTGAACGCAACAAACAAATTCCGGCCGACCGCGTAAAAGTAAGAGTGGAAAACGCTTGGGTGACGTTGGAAGGTGAACTCCCCTGGAATTTTCAGAAAGAAGCCGTTCAAAAAGCGGTAAAGGTTCTTTTCGGCATCAAAGGAATTACGGATACCATCACCATCAAGGCCGAAACGCAGGATGCGGTTCAGGAGGAAGAACTCCAAAACGCCTTTCGTCGCAATGCGTCCCTTGATGCACGGAAAATTGCAGTGGACGTTTCGGGAACAAGGATAACGCTGAGCGGTACGGTTACATCGGGGTATCAAAAATCCGAAGCGGGACGGCTAGCCTGGAATTCCCCTGGCGTATCGCACGTACAAAATGACCTCGTAGTTGAATACGGACACGCTTTTGTTGACTAA
- a CDS encoding helix-turn-helix domain-containing protein, with translation MKLLIKNMVSLRCKMIVRAELEKLGLHAAIVELGEVEIAENLTSKKQKELATALLAFGFELLEDKKSMLIEKIKNIIVEMIHYNDEPPGINFSNYLSEKLGYEYNYLSNLFSEIKGTTIEHYIISHKIERAKELLIYNQLTLTEIAYKLHYSSVSHLSNQFKKVTGLTPSFFKNMKHKRLIARENL, from the coding sequence ATGAAGCTCCTAATAAAAAATATGGTTAGCCTTCGCTGCAAAATGATTGTTAGGGCCGAATTGGAAAAGCTTGGCCTACATGCTGCTATCGTTGAATTGGGAGAAGTGGAGATAGCCGAAAACCTTACAAGCAAAAAGCAAAAAGAGCTTGCGACAGCCCTGTTGGCATTTGGCTTTGAACTTCTGGAAGACAAAAAAAGCATGTTAATTGAAAAGATAAAAAACATCATCGTGGAGATGATTCATTACAATGACGAACCGCCGGGCATTAACTTTTCAAATTACCTGAGTGAAAAGCTGGGGTATGAATACAACTACCTCTCTAATCTTTTTTCCGAAATAAAGGGTACTACCATTGAACATTACATCATCTCCCATAAGATTGAACGGGCCAAGGAACTCCTCATTTATAACCAATTAACGCTTACCGAAATTGCTTACAAACTTCACTACAGCAGCGTGTCCCATCTCTCTAACCAGTTTAAAAAAGTTACCGGCCTTACACCTTCCTTTTTTAAAAACATGAAACACAAACGGTTGATTGCCCGCGAGAACTTGTAG
- a CDS encoding fatty acid desaturase family protein encodes MKIKFNNANPVFFQSLKKEVEFYFEQKQIPKTGNWKLYGKAVVVISFSFLLYLFLLLGHYSGLVGMLLSLLLGLALISTAFNVMHDACHNSFSSKKWVNNLMGLTMNALGGNALLWKIKHNIIHHTYTNIDGVDDDLASGAWLRLCAAQKWRPLHRFQYLYMFFLYAISTFAWMMVFDFVKYFSKRIHTTSITRIEPKEHVIFWASKALYVFFYGLLPVYFVGWQAWLIGFAIVHFTMGLVMSIIFQLAHVVEKTNFYSAQEQSSFPTGSWAEHEVLTTTDFAQNNKLLSWAIGGLNFQIEHHLFPTISHVHYPAISKIVEEQCRKFSLPYHTYPTMRQAIASHIRLMKELGGKSFQLAG; translated from the coding sequence ATGAAAATAAAGTTCAACAACGCGAATCCTGTTTTTTTTCAATCGTTGAAAAAGGAAGTAGAATTTTACTTTGAACAGAAGCAAATCCCGAAAACGGGAAATTGGAAGTTATACGGTAAGGCCGTTGTTGTGATTTCTTTTTCCTTTTTGCTTTACCTGTTTCTTCTGCTCGGTCATTATTCCGGGTTGGTCGGTATGTTGCTTAGTCTTTTGTTGGGTTTAGCGCTTATCAGCACTGCGTTCAATGTGATGCACGATGCGTGTCACAACAGCTTCTCGAGCAAAAAATGGGTGAACAACCTGATGGGATTAACCATGAATGCTTTGGGGGGCAATGCCTTACTTTGGAAAATCAAGCACAACATCATTCATCACACGTACACAAACATCGACGGTGTGGATGATGATCTGGCAAGCGGTGCATGGCTGCGGCTCTGCGCTGCACAAAAATGGCGACCGCTGCACCGCTTTCAATATCTCTACATGTTCTTTCTTTACGCCATCAGCACGTTTGCATGGATGATGGTCTTTGATTTTGTCAAGTACTTCTCCAAGCGAATCCATACCACCTCCATTACGCGTATAGAACCAAAAGAACACGTCATTTTCTGGGCTAGTAAAGCGTTGTATGTTTTCTTTTATGGGTTGCTGCCTGTTTACTTTGTCGGATGGCAGGCCTGGTTGATCGGCTTCGCCATCGTTCACTTCACCATGGGCCTCGTGATGTCCATTATATTTCAGTTGGCGCACGTGGTGGAAAAAACGAATTTTTATTCGGCACAGGAACAAAGCAGTTTTCCCACAGGCTCATGGGCCGAACACGAAGTTCTTACAACGACGGATTTTGCGCAAAACAACAAGTTGCTTTCCTGGGCCATTGGCGGGCTTAACTTCCAAATTGAGCACCATCTCTTTCCAACGATTTCGCACGTTCATTATCCGGCAATCAGTAAGATTGTGGAAGAGCAATGTCGTAAATTTTCCCTGCCTTATCACACTTATCCCACAATGCGGCAGGCCATTGCTTCCCATATCCGGCTAATGAAAGAATTGGGGGGAAAGTCATTTCAGCTCGCTGGTTAA